One window of the Prionailurus bengalensis isolate Pbe53 chromosome E1, Fcat_Pben_1.1_paternal_pri, whole genome shotgun sequence genome contains the following:
- the LOC122485211 gene encoding 40S ribosomal protein S15a-like translates to MVSMNVLADPLKSINNAEKRSKRQVLIRPCSKVIVRFLTVTMKHGYIGESEIIDGHRAGKIVANLTGRLNKCGVISPRFDVQLKDLEKWQNNLLPSRQFGFIVLTTSAGIMDHEEVRQKHTGGKILGFFF, encoded by the coding sequence ATGGTGAGCATGAATGTCCTGGCAGATCCTCTCAAGAGCATTAACAATGCTGAAAAGAGAAGCAAACGCCAGGTTCTTATTAGGCCATGCTCCAAAGTCATTGTCCGATTTCTGACTGTGACGATGAAGCATGGTTACATTGGCGAATCTGAAATCATCGAtggtcacagagctgggaaaatTGTTGCGAACCTCACAGGCAGATTAAACAAGTGTGGAGTGATCAGCCCCAGGTTTGATGTACAACtcaaagatctagaaaaatggcagaataatCTGCTCCCATCCCGCCAGTTTGGTTTCATTGTGCTGACAACCTCAGCTGGCATCATGGACCATGAAGAAGTAAGACAAAAACACACAGGAGGGAAAatcctgggattctttttctag